From one Macaca nemestrina isolate mMacNem1 chromosome 5, mMacNem.hap1, whole genome shotgun sequence genomic stretch:
- the LOC112426763 gene encoding histone H3.1 has translation MARTKQTARKSTGGKAPRKQLATKAARKSAPATGGVKKPHRYRPGTVALREIRRYQKSTELLIRKLPFQRLVREIAQDFKTDLRFQSSAVMALQEACEAYLVGLFEDTNLCAIHAKRVTIMPKDIQLARRIRGERA, from the coding sequence ATGGCTCGTACCAAGCAGACAGCTCGCAAGTCCACGGGTGGGAAGGCGCCACGCAAGCAGTTGGCCACCAAGGCTGCTAGAAAGAGCGCTCCGGCTACCGGCGGCGTGAAGAAGCCCCACCGCTACCGGCCCGGCACCGTGGCTCTGCGGGAGATCCGCCGCTACCAGAAGTCGACCGAGTTACTGATTCGCAAACTGCCATTCCAGCGTCTGGTCCGTGAGATCGCGCAGGATTTCAAGACCGATCTGCGCTTCCAGAGCTCGGCGGTGATGGCGCTGCAGGAGGCCTGCGAGGCCTACCTGGTGGGGCTCTTTGAGGACACCAACCTATGCGCCATTCACGCCAAGCGAGTGACTATCATGCCCAAGGACATCCAGCTTGCTCGCCGCATTCGTGGGGAGAGGGCGTAA